A part of Macaca mulatta isolate MMU2019108-1 chromosome 12, T2T-MMU8v2.0, whole genome shotgun sequence genomic DNA contains:
- the LOC106992673 gene encoding uncharacterized protein LOC106992673, with amino-acid sequence MVAEDGQYRIPTNSEAGMKDLVTLYKCPVPLSTSRLAEFRHTASESFTAGVPSATGTSNVPEARSHHPLPTLSPSLFPVPAPFVAPVSNLLSIPAPPPSPSLSGTVNQSHPGQETRPRATPSAAAEQRRRAQLHAQGGPQRPGPLLPRRRRGTQHLNPTPQDAPLFSLRFPARRKPRRVFPGSQETAVGHRDGGAFTSPSSLPPPPKPLRSHDHPPRPTACAVPAAAPPPPRQRQNPLTPALRGRPGQGPRAQRRGACASGAAAGRREKGRGERKRSRYLAWRYLAGRHSASTSSSLSGGAPGRGPCLGLRGSRRGCLAKAVPQLLADCAPRAQALPPRAAVETPVRTRLRSAQRRREEPGHSPLARWRRGRPRGGGDDLAAWDSPLGARAGTGATASEPTHLRPPGAGFTAPPDLLT; translated from the exons ACCTCGTTACCCTTTACAAATGCCCCGTACCCCTCTCTACATCCCGCCTTGCTGAATTCAGGCACACAGCCAGTGAGAGCTTCACAGCAGGCGTCCCCTCTGCCACAGGGACCAGCAATGTTCCAGAAG CGCGCTCTCATCACCCTCTCCCAACCCTCTCCCCAAGTCTCTTCCCGGTCCCAGCACCCTTCGTGGCTCCCGTCTCTAATCTGCTTTCCATTCCAGCCCCgcccccttctccttccctctctgggACCGTGAATCAATCCCATCCCGGGCAGGAAACGAGACCCAGGGCAACCCCCTCCGCTGCGGCGGAACAAAGGAGGCGAGCGCAGCTGCACGCGCAGGGAGGCCCACAGCGTCCCGGGCCCCTCCTCCCCCGCCGCCGCCGGGGCACACAGCACCTGAACCCCACTCCCCAGGACGCCCCATTGTTCTCCCTCCGCTTTCCTGCCCGGAGGAAGCCACGCCGTGTCTTTCCAGGGAGCCAGGAAACAGCTGTGGGCCACAGGGATGGAGGGGCT TTTACAAGCCCTTCTTCCCTCCCGCCACCCCCGAAGCCACTGCGGAGTCACGACCACCCTCCGCGACCTACAGCGTGCGCGGTTCCCGCCGCAGCGCCGCCTCCCCCGAGACAGCGGCAGAACCCGCTGACCCCCGCCCTCAGGGGGCGACCGGGCCAGGGACCGCGGGCACAAAGGCGCGGGGCGTGCGCCTCGGGGGCCGCGGCCGGACGCAGAGAGAAgggcaggggagagagaaagcGCTCGCGCTACCTTGCTTGGCGCTACCTCGCCGGGCGCCACTCCGCCTCCACGTCGTCCTCGCTCTCCGGTGGCGCTCCGGGACGCGGGCCCTGCCTTGGGCTGCGGGGCTCCCGACGCGGCTGTTTGGCCAAGGCTGTCCCGCAGCTGCTGGCCGACTGCGCGCCCCGCGCTCAGGCACTGCCTCCACGCGCCGCGGTTGAGACTCCCGTGCGCACCCGGCTGCGGAGTGCTCAGCGGCGGCGGGAGGAGCCCGGCCACTCCCCTCTAGCCCGCTGGCGGAGGGGCCGGCCGAGGGGCGGGGGCGACGACCTCGCTGCCTGGGATTCGCCCCTCGGCGCGCGGGCAGGAACAGGAGCCACCGCCTCCGAGCCGACTCACCTCCGGCCGCCCGGTGCCGGCTTCACAGCGCCCCCCG ACTTATTGacataa